One Salmo trutta chromosome 24, fSalTru1.1, whole genome shotgun sequence genomic region harbors:
- the LOC115160767 gene encoding transcription factor Sp3 isoform X3 produces MTAPEQPVKQEEMAALDVDSSQSEFLQQDCGTGDQDTQSSSLALLAATCSKIESASSDGGNGAAAVVLTGNPDRWEVLTPTTTRKEEPGVVHIQSQGIVTSNGQYVLPLQNLQSQPIFVTSGSDTSANTVPNIQYIQTADGQQLSFSTSSEEGATLSQDATGQIQILPDGTQTISVTGAGDILTNNQNLISQTGHVQQIQGVSIGSSTFNNQGQVVTNVPMGLPGNITFVPISSVDLDSLGLSGAQTIATGVTSDGQLIMTSQPVDSSESLEKTGDQLSQTLSVNDSNANADMYVPTSSTQLPEAMDETGVLTQAPEQTDPSGLQEGYIQQNQVQNIQVSSGQSIIQLQQVPVQTSDGQVVQAAGGQTMQNVQLINPGTFIIQAQTVTASGQIQWQTFQVQGVQNLQNLQLPTNPAQQITLAPLQTLSLGQGEAQQIPNLQTVTVNSLVQAGIQYQQAEDTNSPGDVQIKEEPDSEDWQLGSDSTLNTSDLSHLRVRLEDEEDQLGEGGKRLRRVACTCPNCKEAGGRGSNMGKKKQHICHIPGCGKVYGKTSHLRAHLRWHSGERPFVCSWMYCGKRFTRSDELQRHRRTHTGEKKFVCPECSKRFMRSDHLAKHIKTHKNKKGVMNSVSNAVVASMESAGSSDSIITAGGTTLILTNIQQGSGNSQDILANAEIPLQLVTVAAGEVLEMAESQ; encoded by the exons ATGACTG CCCCAGAACAGCCAGTGAAACAAGAGGAAATGGCTGCCTTGGACGTGGACAGCAGTCAAAGCGAGTTTCTGCAGCAAGACTGTGGCACAGGAGATCAG GACACTCAGTCGTCATCGCTCGCTCTGCTGGCAGCTACCTGCAGCAAGATCGAGTCGGCATCATCAGATGGGGGTAACGGTGCTGCCGCTGTAGTG TTAACAGGGAACCCAGATAGATGGGAGGTTTTGACCCCCACAACAACACGGAAGGAGGAACCTGGCGTGGTCCACATCCAGAGTCAGGGGATCGTGACATCAAACGGACAGTATGTTCTTCCTCTCCAGAACCTTCAGAGCCAACCGATCTTTGTGACATCAGGAAGCGACACCTCCGCCAACACAGTGCCTAACATTCAGTACATTCAGACAGCTGATGGACAGCAACTGAGCTTCTCCACCTCCAGTGAGGAGGGGGCCACTCTGAGCCAAGATGCCACAGGGCAGATCCAGATCTTGCCTGACGGAACTCAGACTATAAGTGTGACTGGGGCTGGAGACATCCTTACTAATAACCAGAACCTCATATCACAGACTGGTCATGTCCAGCAGATCCAGGGTGTTTCTATCGGCAGCTCCACCTTTAACAACCAGGGTCAGGTTGTCACTAATGTGCCTATGGGGTTGCCAGGGAACATCACCTTTGTCCCCATTAGCAGTGTGGACTTGGACTCCCTGGGCCTCTCTGGTGCTCAGACTATAGCAACAGGGGTCACTTCTGATGGCCAGCTCATCATGACCAGTCAGCCTGTAGACAGCTCTGAGAGTTTGGAGAAGACAGGTGACCAGCTCTCGCAAACACTGTCTGTAAATGACTCGAATGCTAATGCAGACATGTATGTGCCAACGTCCTCCACCCAGCTGCCTGAGGCCATGGATGAGACGGGTGTTCTAACCCAAGCCCCAGAGCAGACAGACCCCTCTGGTCTCCAGGAGGGCTACATTCAGCAGAACCAGGTCCAGAACATCCAGGTGTCCTCAGGCCAGTCCATCATTCAGCTGCAACAGGTGCCGGTCCAGACCAGTGATGGTCAGGTGGTGCAGGCAGCAGGGGGACAGACCATGCAGAACGTTCAGCTCATCAACCCAGGGACCTTCATCATCCAGGCCCAGACCGTCACGGCCTCAGGGCAGATCCAGTGGCAGACCTTTCAGGTGCAGGGGGTCCAGAACCTCCAGAACCTCCAGCTGCCCACCAACCCAGCCCAGCAGATCACACTGGCCCCATTGCAAACCTTGTCTCTGGGCCAGGGAGAAGCGCAACAGATCCCCAACCTGCAGACTGTGACTGTCAACTCTTTGGTCCAGGCAGGCATTCAGTACCAGCAGGCAGAGGACACCAACAGCCCTGGAG ACGTCCAGATAAAGGAGGAGCCGGACTCAGAGGACTGGCAGCTGGGCAGTGACTCCACTCTGAACACCAGTGACCTTTCCCACCTGCGGGTCAGGCTAGAGGACGAGGAGGACCAGCTCGGCGAGGGGGGCAAGCGGCTACGCAGGGTGGCCTGCACCTGCCCCAATTGCAAAGAGGCTGGGGGGAG AGGATCCAACATGGGGAAGAAGAAGCAACACATCTGTCACATTCCGGGCTGTGGGAAGGTGTATGGGAAGACGTCGCACCTGCGAGCGCACCTGCGCTGGCATTCTGGGGAGCGGCCCTTCGTCTGCAGCTGGATGTACTGTGGGAAGAGGTTCACACGCAGCGACGAACTGCAGAGACACAGAAGGACACATACAG gggAGAAGAAGTTTGTCTGCCCAGAATGTTCCAAGCGCTTCATGCGGAGCGACCACCTGGCCAAGCACATTAAAACTCACAAGAACAAGAAAGGAGTCATGAACTCTGTGAGCAACGCGGTGGTGGCCTCCATGGAGTCCGCGGGCTCGTCAGACAGCATCATCACGGCGGGCGGCACCACCCTCATCCTCACCAACATCCAGCAGGGCTCCGGTAACTCCCAGGACATCCTGGCCAATGCTGAAATCCCACTACAACTGGTCACTGTAGCAGCCGGAGAAGTCCTAGAGATGGCCGAGTCACAGTGA
- the LOC115160767 gene encoding transcription factor Sp3 isoform X1: MTAPEQPVKQEEMAALDVDSSQSEFLQQDCGTGDQDTQSSSLALLAATCSKIESASSDGGNGAAAVVTTDLTSIQLTGNPDRWEVLTPTTTRKEEPGVVHIQSQGIVTSNGQYVLPLQNLQSQPIFVTSGSDTSANTVPNIQYIQTADGQQLSFSTSSEEGATLSQDATGQIQILPDGTQTISVTGAGDILTNNQNLISQTGHVQQIQGVSIGSSTFNNQGQVVTNVPMGLPGNITFVPISSVDLDSLGLSGAQTIATGVTSDGQLIMTSQPVDSSESLEKTGDQLSQTLSVNDSNANADMYVPTSSTQLPEAMDETGVLTQAPEQTDPSGLQEGYIQQNQVQNIQVSSGQSIIQLQQVPVQTSDGQVVQAAGGQTMQNVQLINPGTFIIQAQTVTASGQIQWQTFQVQGVQNLQNLQLPTNPAQQITLAPLQTLSLGQGEAQQIPNLQTVTVNSLVQAGIQYQQAEDTNSPGDVQIKEEPDSEDWQLGSDSTLNTSDLSHLRVRLEDEEDQLGEGGKRLRRVACTCPNCKEAGGRGSNMGKKKQHICHIPGCGKVYGKTSHLRAHLRWHSGERPFVCSWMYCGKRFTRSDELQRHRRTHTGEKKFVCPECSKRFMRSDHLAKHIKTHKNKKGVMNSVSNAVVASMESAGSSDSIITAGGTTLILTNIQQGSGNSQDILANAEIPLQLVTVAAGEVLEMAESQ; encoded by the exons ATGACTG CCCCAGAACAGCCAGTGAAACAAGAGGAAATGGCTGCCTTGGACGTGGACAGCAGTCAAAGCGAGTTTCTGCAGCAAGACTGTGGCACAGGAGATCAG GACACTCAGTCGTCATCGCTCGCTCTGCTGGCAGCTACCTGCAGCAAGATCGAGTCGGCATCATCAGATGGGGGTAACGGTGCTGCCGCTGTAGTG ACGACAGACCTAACATCCATCCAGTTAACAGGGAACCCAGATAGATGGGAGGTTTTGACCCCCACAACAACACGGAAGGAGGAACCTGGCGTGGTCCACATCCAGAGTCAGGGGATCGTGACATCAAACGGACAGTATGTTCTTCCTCTCCAGAACCTTCAGAGCCAACCGATCTTTGTGACATCAGGAAGCGACACCTCCGCCAACACAGTGCCTAACATTCAGTACATTCAGACAGCTGATGGACAGCAACTGAGCTTCTCCACCTCCAGTGAGGAGGGGGCCACTCTGAGCCAAGATGCCACAGGGCAGATCCAGATCTTGCCTGACGGAACTCAGACTATAAGTGTGACTGGGGCTGGAGACATCCTTACTAATAACCAGAACCTCATATCACAGACTGGTCATGTCCAGCAGATCCAGGGTGTTTCTATCGGCAGCTCCACCTTTAACAACCAGGGTCAGGTTGTCACTAATGTGCCTATGGGGTTGCCAGGGAACATCACCTTTGTCCCCATTAGCAGTGTGGACTTGGACTCCCTGGGCCTCTCTGGTGCTCAGACTATAGCAACAGGGGTCACTTCTGATGGCCAGCTCATCATGACCAGTCAGCCTGTAGACAGCTCTGAGAGTTTGGAGAAGACAGGTGACCAGCTCTCGCAAACACTGTCTGTAAATGACTCGAATGCTAATGCAGACATGTATGTGCCAACGTCCTCCACCCAGCTGCCTGAGGCCATGGATGAGACGGGTGTTCTAACCCAAGCCCCAGAGCAGACAGACCCCTCTGGTCTCCAGGAGGGCTACATTCAGCAGAACCAGGTCCAGAACATCCAGGTGTCCTCAGGCCAGTCCATCATTCAGCTGCAACAGGTGCCGGTCCAGACCAGTGATGGTCAGGTGGTGCAGGCAGCAGGGGGACAGACCATGCAGAACGTTCAGCTCATCAACCCAGGGACCTTCATCATCCAGGCCCAGACCGTCACGGCCTCAGGGCAGATCCAGTGGCAGACCTTTCAGGTGCAGGGGGTCCAGAACCTCCAGAACCTCCAGCTGCCCACCAACCCAGCCCAGCAGATCACACTGGCCCCATTGCAAACCTTGTCTCTGGGCCAGGGAGAAGCGCAACAGATCCCCAACCTGCAGACTGTGACTGTCAACTCTTTGGTCCAGGCAGGCATTCAGTACCAGCAGGCAGAGGACACCAACAGCCCTGGAG ACGTCCAGATAAAGGAGGAGCCGGACTCAGAGGACTGGCAGCTGGGCAGTGACTCCACTCTGAACACCAGTGACCTTTCCCACCTGCGGGTCAGGCTAGAGGACGAGGAGGACCAGCTCGGCGAGGGGGGCAAGCGGCTACGCAGGGTGGCCTGCACCTGCCCCAATTGCAAAGAGGCTGGGGGGAG AGGATCCAACATGGGGAAGAAGAAGCAACACATCTGTCACATTCCGGGCTGTGGGAAGGTGTATGGGAAGACGTCGCACCTGCGAGCGCACCTGCGCTGGCATTCTGGGGAGCGGCCCTTCGTCTGCAGCTGGATGTACTGTGGGAAGAGGTTCACACGCAGCGACGAACTGCAGAGACACAGAAGGACACATACAG gggAGAAGAAGTTTGTCTGCCCAGAATGTTCCAAGCGCTTCATGCGGAGCGACCACCTGGCCAAGCACATTAAAACTCACAAGAACAAGAAAGGAGTCATGAACTCTGTGAGCAACGCGGTGGTGGCCTCCATGGAGTCCGCGGGCTCGTCAGACAGCATCATCACGGCGGGCGGCACCACCCTCATCCTCACCAACATCCAGCAGGGCTCCGGTAACTCCCAGGACATCCTGGCCAATGCTGAAATCCCACTACAACTGGTCACTGTAGCAGCCGGAGAAGTCCTAGAGATGGCCGAGTCACAGTGA
- the LOC115160767 gene encoding transcription factor Sp3 isoform X7 translates to MTAPEQPVKQEEMAALDVDSSQSEFLQQDCGTGDQLTGNPDRWEVLTPTTTRKEEPGVVHIQSQGIVTSNGQYVLPLQNLQSQPIFVTSGSDTSANTVPNIQYIQTADGQQLSFSTSSEEGATLSQDATGQIQILPDGTQTISVTGAGDILTNNQNLISQTGHVQQIQGVSIGSSTFNNQGQVVTNVPMGLPGNITFVPISSVDLDSLGLSGAQTIATGVTSDGQLIMTSQPVDSSESLEKTGDQLSQTLSVNDSNANADMYVPTSSTQLPEAMDETGVLTQAPEQTDPSGLQEGYIQQNQVQNIQVSSGQSIIQLQQVPVQTSDGQVVQAAGGQTMQNVQLINPGTFIIQAQTVTASGQIQWQTFQVQGVQNLQNLQLPTNPAQQITLAPLQTLSLGQGEAQQIPNLQTVTVNSLVQAGIQYQQAEDTNSPGDVQIKEEPDSEDWQLGSDSTLNTSDLSHLRVRLEDEEDQLGEGGKRLRRVACTCPNCKEAGGRGSNMGKKKQHICHIPGCGKVYGKTSHLRAHLRWHSGERPFVCSWMYCGKRFTRSDELQRHRRTHTGEKKFVCPECSKRFMRSDHLAKHIKTHKNKKGVMNSVSNAVVASMESAGSSDSIITAGGTTLILTNIQQGSGNSQDILANAEIPLQLVTVAAGEVLEMAESQ, encoded by the exons ATGACTG CCCCAGAACAGCCAGTGAAACAAGAGGAAATGGCTGCCTTGGACGTGGACAGCAGTCAAAGCGAGTTTCTGCAGCAAGACTGTGGCACAGGAGATCAG TTAACAGGGAACCCAGATAGATGGGAGGTTTTGACCCCCACAACAACACGGAAGGAGGAACCTGGCGTGGTCCACATCCAGAGTCAGGGGATCGTGACATCAAACGGACAGTATGTTCTTCCTCTCCAGAACCTTCAGAGCCAACCGATCTTTGTGACATCAGGAAGCGACACCTCCGCCAACACAGTGCCTAACATTCAGTACATTCAGACAGCTGATGGACAGCAACTGAGCTTCTCCACCTCCAGTGAGGAGGGGGCCACTCTGAGCCAAGATGCCACAGGGCAGATCCAGATCTTGCCTGACGGAACTCAGACTATAAGTGTGACTGGGGCTGGAGACATCCTTACTAATAACCAGAACCTCATATCACAGACTGGTCATGTCCAGCAGATCCAGGGTGTTTCTATCGGCAGCTCCACCTTTAACAACCAGGGTCAGGTTGTCACTAATGTGCCTATGGGGTTGCCAGGGAACATCACCTTTGTCCCCATTAGCAGTGTGGACTTGGACTCCCTGGGCCTCTCTGGTGCTCAGACTATAGCAACAGGGGTCACTTCTGATGGCCAGCTCATCATGACCAGTCAGCCTGTAGACAGCTCTGAGAGTTTGGAGAAGACAGGTGACCAGCTCTCGCAAACACTGTCTGTAAATGACTCGAATGCTAATGCAGACATGTATGTGCCAACGTCCTCCACCCAGCTGCCTGAGGCCATGGATGAGACGGGTGTTCTAACCCAAGCCCCAGAGCAGACAGACCCCTCTGGTCTCCAGGAGGGCTACATTCAGCAGAACCAGGTCCAGAACATCCAGGTGTCCTCAGGCCAGTCCATCATTCAGCTGCAACAGGTGCCGGTCCAGACCAGTGATGGTCAGGTGGTGCAGGCAGCAGGGGGACAGACCATGCAGAACGTTCAGCTCATCAACCCAGGGACCTTCATCATCCAGGCCCAGACCGTCACGGCCTCAGGGCAGATCCAGTGGCAGACCTTTCAGGTGCAGGGGGTCCAGAACCTCCAGAACCTCCAGCTGCCCACCAACCCAGCCCAGCAGATCACACTGGCCCCATTGCAAACCTTGTCTCTGGGCCAGGGAGAAGCGCAACAGATCCCCAACCTGCAGACTGTGACTGTCAACTCTTTGGTCCAGGCAGGCATTCAGTACCAGCAGGCAGAGGACACCAACAGCCCTGGAG ACGTCCAGATAAAGGAGGAGCCGGACTCAGAGGACTGGCAGCTGGGCAGTGACTCCACTCTGAACACCAGTGACCTTTCCCACCTGCGGGTCAGGCTAGAGGACGAGGAGGACCAGCTCGGCGAGGGGGGCAAGCGGCTACGCAGGGTGGCCTGCACCTGCCCCAATTGCAAAGAGGCTGGGGGGAG AGGATCCAACATGGGGAAGAAGAAGCAACACATCTGTCACATTCCGGGCTGTGGGAAGGTGTATGGGAAGACGTCGCACCTGCGAGCGCACCTGCGCTGGCATTCTGGGGAGCGGCCCTTCGTCTGCAGCTGGATGTACTGTGGGAAGAGGTTCACACGCAGCGACGAACTGCAGAGACACAGAAGGACACATACAG gggAGAAGAAGTTTGTCTGCCCAGAATGTTCCAAGCGCTTCATGCGGAGCGACCACCTGGCCAAGCACATTAAAACTCACAAGAACAAGAAAGGAGTCATGAACTCTGTGAGCAACGCGGTGGTGGCCTCCATGGAGTCCGCGGGCTCGTCAGACAGCATCATCACGGCGGGCGGCACCACCCTCATCCTCACCAACATCCAGCAGGGCTCCGGTAACTCCCAGGACATCCTGGCCAATGCTGAAATCCCACTACAACTGGTCACTGTAGCAGCCGGAGAAGTCCTAGAGATGGCCGAGTCACAGTGA
- the LOC115160767 gene encoding transcription factor Sp3 isoform X4: protein MAALDVDSSQSEFLQQDCGTGDQDTQSSSLALLAATCSKIESASSDGGNGAAAVVTTDLTSIQLTGNPDRWEVLTPTTTRKEEPGVVHIQSQGIVTSNGQYVLPLQNLQSQPIFVTSGSDTSANTVPNIQYIQTADGQQLSFSTSSEEGATLSQDATGQIQILPDGTQTISVTGAGDILTNNQNLISQTGHVQQIQGVSIGSSTFNNQGQVVTNVPMGLPGNITFVPISSVDLDSLGLSGAQTIATGVTSDGQLIMTSQPVDSSESLEKTGDQLSQTLSVNDSNANADMYVPTSSTQLPEAMDETGVLTQAPEQTDPSGLQEGYIQQNQVQNIQVSSGQSIIQLQQVPVQTSDGQVVQAAGGQTMQNVQLINPGTFIIQAQTVTASGQIQWQTFQVQGVQNLQNLQLPTNPAQQITLAPLQTLSLGQGEAQQIPNLQTVTVNSLVQAGIQYQQAEDTNSPGDVQIKEEPDSEDWQLGSDSTLNTSDLSHLRVRLEDEEDQLGEGGKRLRRVACTCPNCKEAGGRGSNMGKKKQHICHIPGCGKVYGKTSHLRAHLRWHSGERPFVCSWMYCGKRFTRSDELQRHRRTHTGEKKFVCPECSKRFMRSDHLAKHIKTHKNKKGVMNSVSNAVVASMESAGSSDSIITAGGTTLILTNIQQGSGNSQDILANAEIPLQLVTVAAGEVLEMAESQ from the exons ATGGCTGCCTTGGACGTGGACAGCAGTCAAAGCGAGTTTCTGCAGCAAGACTGTGGCACAGGAGATCAG GACACTCAGTCGTCATCGCTCGCTCTGCTGGCAGCTACCTGCAGCAAGATCGAGTCGGCATCATCAGATGGGGGTAACGGTGCTGCCGCTGTAGTG ACGACAGACCTAACATCCATCCAGTTAACAGGGAACCCAGATAGATGGGAGGTTTTGACCCCCACAACAACACGGAAGGAGGAACCTGGCGTGGTCCACATCCAGAGTCAGGGGATCGTGACATCAAACGGACAGTATGTTCTTCCTCTCCAGAACCTTCAGAGCCAACCGATCTTTGTGACATCAGGAAGCGACACCTCCGCCAACACAGTGCCTAACATTCAGTACATTCAGACAGCTGATGGACAGCAACTGAGCTTCTCCACCTCCAGTGAGGAGGGGGCCACTCTGAGCCAAGATGCCACAGGGCAGATCCAGATCTTGCCTGACGGAACTCAGACTATAAGTGTGACTGGGGCTGGAGACATCCTTACTAATAACCAGAACCTCATATCACAGACTGGTCATGTCCAGCAGATCCAGGGTGTTTCTATCGGCAGCTCCACCTTTAACAACCAGGGTCAGGTTGTCACTAATGTGCCTATGGGGTTGCCAGGGAACATCACCTTTGTCCCCATTAGCAGTGTGGACTTGGACTCCCTGGGCCTCTCTGGTGCTCAGACTATAGCAACAGGGGTCACTTCTGATGGCCAGCTCATCATGACCAGTCAGCCTGTAGACAGCTCTGAGAGTTTGGAGAAGACAGGTGACCAGCTCTCGCAAACACTGTCTGTAAATGACTCGAATGCTAATGCAGACATGTATGTGCCAACGTCCTCCACCCAGCTGCCTGAGGCCATGGATGAGACGGGTGTTCTAACCCAAGCCCCAGAGCAGACAGACCCCTCTGGTCTCCAGGAGGGCTACATTCAGCAGAACCAGGTCCAGAACATCCAGGTGTCCTCAGGCCAGTCCATCATTCAGCTGCAACAGGTGCCGGTCCAGACCAGTGATGGTCAGGTGGTGCAGGCAGCAGGGGGACAGACCATGCAGAACGTTCAGCTCATCAACCCAGGGACCTTCATCATCCAGGCCCAGACCGTCACGGCCTCAGGGCAGATCCAGTGGCAGACCTTTCAGGTGCAGGGGGTCCAGAACCTCCAGAACCTCCAGCTGCCCACCAACCCAGCCCAGCAGATCACACTGGCCCCATTGCAAACCTTGTCTCTGGGCCAGGGAGAAGCGCAACAGATCCCCAACCTGCAGACTGTGACTGTCAACTCTTTGGTCCAGGCAGGCATTCAGTACCAGCAGGCAGAGGACACCAACAGCCCTGGAG ACGTCCAGATAAAGGAGGAGCCGGACTCAGAGGACTGGCAGCTGGGCAGTGACTCCACTCTGAACACCAGTGACCTTTCCCACCTGCGGGTCAGGCTAGAGGACGAGGAGGACCAGCTCGGCGAGGGGGGCAAGCGGCTACGCAGGGTGGCCTGCACCTGCCCCAATTGCAAAGAGGCTGGGGGGAG AGGATCCAACATGGGGAAGAAGAAGCAACACATCTGTCACATTCCGGGCTGTGGGAAGGTGTATGGGAAGACGTCGCACCTGCGAGCGCACCTGCGCTGGCATTCTGGGGAGCGGCCCTTCGTCTGCAGCTGGATGTACTGTGGGAAGAGGTTCACACGCAGCGACGAACTGCAGAGACACAGAAGGACACATACAG gggAGAAGAAGTTTGTCTGCCCAGAATGTTCCAAGCGCTTCATGCGGAGCGACCACCTGGCCAAGCACATTAAAACTCACAAGAACAAGAAAGGAGTCATGAACTCTGTGAGCAACGCGGTGGTGGCCTCCATGGAGTCCGCGGGCTCGTCAGACAGCATCATCACGGCGGGCGGCACCACCCTCATCCTCACCAACATCCAGCAGGGCTCCGGTAACTCCCAGGACATCCTGGCCAATGCTGAAATCCCACTACAACTGGTCACTGTAGCAGCCGGAGAAGTCCTAGAGATGGCCGAGTCACAGTGA
- the LOC115160767 gene encoding transcription factor Sp3 isoform X5, with the protein MAALDVDSSQSEFLQQDCGTGDQSSSLALLAATCSKIESASSDGGNGAAAVVTTDLTSIQLTGNPDRWEVLTPTTTRKEEPGVVHIQSQGIVTSNGQYVLPLQNLQSQPIFVTSGSDTSANTVPNIQYIQTADGQQLSFSTSSEEGATLSQDATGQIQILPDGTQTISVTGAGDILTNNQNLISQTGHVQQIQGVSIGSSTFNNQGQVVTNVPMGLPGNITFVPISSVDLDSLGLSGAQTIATGVTSDGQLIMTSQPVDSSESLEKTGDQLSQTLSVNDSNANADMYVPTSSTQLPEAMDETGVLTQAPEQTDPSGLQEGYIQQNQVQNIQVSSGQSIIQLQQVPVQTSDGQVVQAAGGQTMQNVQLINPGTFIIQAQTVTASGQIQWQTFQVQGVQNLQNLQLPTNPAQQITLAPLQTLSLGQGEAQQIPNLQTVTVNSLVQAGIQYQQAEDTNSPGDVQIKEEPDSEDWQLGSDSTLNTSDLSHLRVRLEDEEDQLGEGGKRLRRVACTCPNCKEAGGRGSNMGKKKQHICHIPGCGKVYGKTSHLRAHLRWHSGERPFVCSWMYCGKRFTRSDELQRHRRTHTGEKKFVCPECSKRFMRSDHLAKHIKTHKNKKGVMNSVSNAVVASMESAGSSDSIITAGGTTLILTNIQQGSGNSQDILANAEIPLQLVTVAAGEVLEMAESQ; encoded by the exons ATGGCTGCCTTGGACGTGGACAGCAGTCAAAGCGAGTTTCTGCAGCAAGACTGTGGCACAGGAGATCAG TCGTCATCGCTCGCTCTGCTGGCAGCTACCTGCAGCAAGATCGAGTCGGCATCATCAGATGGGGGTAACGGTGCTGCCGCTGTAGTG ACGACAGACCTAACATCCATCCAGTTAACAGGGAACCCAGATAGATGGGAGGTTTTGACCCCCACAACAACACGGAAGGAGGAACCTGGCGTGGTCCACATCCAGAGTCAGGGGATCGTGACATCAAACGGACAGTATGTTCTTCCTCTCCAGAACCTTCAGAGCCAACCGATCTTTGTGACATCAGGAAGCGACACCTCCGCCAACACAGTGCCTAACATTCAGTACATTCAGACAGCTGATGGACAGCAACTGAGCTTCTCCACCTCCAGTGAGGAGGGGGCCACTCTGAGCCAAGATGCCACAGGGCAGATCCAGATCTTGCCTGACGGAACTCAGACTATAAGTGTGACTGGGGCTGGAGACATCCTTACTAATAACCAGAACCTCATATCACAGACTGGTCATGTCCAGCAGATCCAGGGTGTTTCTATCGGCAGCTCCACCTTTAACAACCAGGGTCAGGTTGTCACTAATGTGCCTATGGGGTTGCCAGGGAACATCACCTTTGTCCCCATTAGCAGTGTGGACTTGGACTCCCTGGGCCTCTCTGGTGCTCAGACTATAGCAACAGGGGTCACTTCTGATGGCCAGCTCATCATGACCAGTCAGCCTGTAGACAGCTCTGAGAGTTTGGAGAAGACAGGTGACCAGCTCTCGCAAACACTGTCTGTAAATGACTCGAATGCTAATGCAGACATGTATGTGCCAACGTCCTCCACCCAGCTGCCTGAGGCCATGGATGAGACGGGTGTTCTAACCCAAGCCCCAGAGCAGACAGACCCCTCTGGTCTCCAGGAGGGCTACATTCAGCAGAACCAGGTCCAGAACATCCAGGTGTCCTCAGGCCAGTCCATCATTCAGCTGCAACAGGTGCCGGTCCAGACCAGTGATGGTCAGGTGGTGCAGGCAGCAGGGGGACAGACCATGCAGAACGTTCAGCTCATCAACCCAGGGACCTTCATCATCCAGGCCCAGACCGTCACGGCCTCAGGGCAGATCCAGTGGCAGACCTTTCAGGTGCAGGGGGTCCAGAACCTCCAGAACCTCCAGCTGCCCACCAACCCAGCCCAGCAGATCACACTGGCCCCATTGCAAACCTTGTCTCTGGGCCAGGGAGAAGCGCAACAGATCCCCAACCTGCAGACTGTGACTGTCAACTCTTTGGTCCAGGCAGGCATTCAGTACCAGCAGGCAGAGGACACCAACAGCCCTGGAG ACGTCCAGATAAAGGAGGAGCCGGACTCAGAGGACTGGCAGCTGGGCAGTGACTCCACTCTGAACACCAGTGACCTTTCCCACCTGCGGGTCAGGCTAGAGGACGAGGAGGACCAGCTCGGCGAGGGGGGCAAGCGGCTACGCAGGGTGGCCTGCACCTGCCCCAATTGCAAAGAGGCTGGGGGGAG AGGATCCAACATGGGGAAGAAGAAGCAACACATCTGTCACATTCCGGGCTGTGGGAAGGTGTATGGGAAGACGTCGCACCTGCGAGCGCACCTGCGCTGGCATTCTGGGGAGCGGCCCTTCGTCTGCAGCTGGATGTACTGTGGGAAGAGGTTCACACGCAGCGACGAACTGCAGAGACACAGAAGGACACATACAG gggAGAAGAAGTTTGTCTGCCCAGAATGTTCCAAGCGCTTCATGCGGAGCGACCACCTGGCCAAGCACATTAAAACTCACAAGAACAAGAAAGGAGTCATGAACTCTGTGAGCAACGCGGTGGTGGCCTCCATGGAGTCCGCGGGCTCGTCAGACAGCATCATCACGGCGGGCGGCACCACCCTCATCCTCACCAACATCCAGCAGGGCTCCGGTAACTCCCAGGACATCCTGGCCAATGCTGAAATCCCACTACAACTGGTCACTGTAGCAGCCGGAGAAGTCCTAGAGATGGCCGAGTCACAGTGA